The following proteins are encoded in a genomic region of Papaver somniferum cultivar HN1 unplaced genomic scaffold, ASM357369v1 unplaced-scaffold_10, whole genome shotgun sequence:
- the LOC113326019 gene encoding cold-regulated 413 inner membrane protein 2, chloroplastic-like, with translation MGKRNGAGSLLSPQNLQWGCVIASAVLLIANGTLIHKSFLVPLFILQAPEEIFTWIKGENGVWAVFLALAFKLFYIFPKELELPLYAMLFVIASPQKVVKLRGTQTGSIVSLLIAGFLAFHHFSGMGIEILQKGFQQGSILATVCIICINLAPLMILIGSKL, from the coding sequence ATGGGAAAAAGAAATGGAGCTGGTTCATTATTGTCACCTCAAAACCTTCAATGGGGTTGCGTAATTGCTTCAGCAGTTTTACTAATCGCAAATGGAACTCTAATTCATAAATCATTTCTTGTTCCTCTGTTTATTTTACAAGCACCTGAAGAGATTTTCACTTGGATCAAGGGTGAAAATGGTGTTTGGGCAGTTTTCTTGGCCCTTGCCTTTAAACTGTTTTACATCTTTCCAAAAGAACTGGAACTACCCCTTTATGCCATGTTGTTCGTAATTGCTTCTCCTCAAAAAGTAGTTAAACTGAGAGGAACCCAAACTGGTTCTATAGTTTCTTTGTTGATTGCAGGGTTTTTGGCTTTTCACCATTTCTCAGGGATGGGGATTGAAATTTTACAGAAAGGGTTTCAGCAAGGTTCTATTCTTGCTACTGTTTGTATTATTTGTATCAATCTTGCTCCGTTGATGATTTTGATTGGATCGAAGTTATGA